One genomic window of Cottoperca gobio chromosome 10, fCotGob3.1, whole genome shotgun sequence includes the following:
- the hdx gene encoding highly divergent homeobox, which produces MAAPFPSSSRMDAWSQRRGLQNMNLRSVFTAEQQRILERYYDNGMTNQSKACFQLILQCAQEAKLDFSVVRTWVGNKRRKLASKVEQNGGMSFSLSSHGLAGGLLSNHSLAGGSLSNHGLAAGALLPTELAAARNIQNRVHVLPPSSSFPSFSSTSSSPSSSSPHSSGSNNNNNDVILTGIYSLNSVPRSRPRPSAPLSQSDSELSANTSSTSLINRALQSRNSSPQHSKLVSLSQNLPPLTSASGPLVYTAVRKGSLSLGEAGVSAGAGVVPQSWTRQYGAVKTRPWSSSSQSQTQPQARPHSNPQPQPQPPAPQKSRVSLPVQDSGPSSEQTPRIQQVFTLSERSDADGLRPSHAFIWKSQESHRPAAHPLDASHNFSIAMETGDEEDEWQREEELANMAAQTHIHRERMSTSPTGAEASVVRGGHTPPVASSRPALLHSNTTLHGSYSVTAQTSLTGESSSQTSVGVSAAPWVISNSRKRTLQDRTQFSDGDLMQLKRYWDRGMTSLGSVCREKITAGANQLNVDTEIVKTWISNRRRKYRLMGIEIPPPKGGPAVFSTSSPGNESPVALSPDEVGLRTPELGDDLNDEGSVCLSEDGTIDSQHRDEEDGIDVSTAAPLANNVFVATKLHQLYINWTHFPIMSGHFRSCSALSHRVLNGKYELIVFITQLPLRSSFFYFKLQFKVFHLMQYIK; this is translated from the exons ATGGCTGCCCCGTTCCCCTCCAGTAGCAGAATGGATGCGTGGTCACAGAGGCGTGGCCTGCAGAAT ATGAACCTGCGGTCAGTGTTTACGGCTGAGCAGCAGAGGATCCTTGAACGTTACTATGATAACGGGATGACCAATCAGAGCAAGGCTTGCTTCCAGCTTATACTGCAATGTGCTCAGGAGGCTAAACTGGACTTCAGCGTGGTCCGG ACATGGGTTGGCAACAAAAGACGTAAGCTCGCCTCCAAGGTAGAACAAAACGGAGGCATGTCTTTTTCCTTATCCAGTCACGGACTCGCTGGTGGATTACTCTCCAATCACTCATTAGCCGGAGGTTCACTATCCAATCATGGCCTGGCTGCAGGGGCGCTGCTTCCCACTGAACTTGCTGCGGCACGGAACATCCAGAACCGTGTGCACGTTCTCCCTCCATCCTCGTCCTTCCCTTCTTTCTCGTCAACatcttcctccccttcctcttcctctcctcacagCAGCggaagcaacaacaacaataatgacGTCATACTGACCGGGATTTACTCTCTCAACTCCGTCCCCCGCTCCCGACCGAGACCTTCAGCCCCCCTATCTCAGTCAGACTCTGAGCTTTCCGCAAACACATCCTCAACATCGCTGATCAACCGGGCCCTGCAGAGCAGGAACAGCTCGCCCCAACACTCCAAGCTGGTCTCGCTCTCTCAAAACCTCCCACCCCTCACATCTGCCTCAGGGCCTTTAGTCTACACTGCAGTCAGGAAGGGATCTTTGTCCCTCGGGGAGGCAGGGGTAAGTGCAGGAGCAGGGGTGGTACCTCAAAGCTGGACTAGGCAATATGGTGCAGTGAAAACTCGCCCATGGTCCTCTTCCTCACAGTCCCAAACTCAGCCTCAGGCCAGACCTCACTCCAACCCCCAACCTCAACCACAACCACCTGCCCCTCAGAAGTCTCGGGTCTCCCTCCCAGTACAAGACTCTGGTCCCTCCTCTGAACAGACACCTCGTATCCAGCAGGTCTTCACCTTGTCAGAAAGAAGCGATGCGGACGGACTTAGGCCCAGTCATGCGTTTATCTGGAAAAGCCAGGAAAGTCACAGACCGGCGGCCCATCCTCTGGACGCCAGTCATAACTTCTCCATCGCCATGGAAactggagatgaagaagatgagTGGCAAAGGGAAGAGGAATTGGCAAACATGGCCGCTCAGACACACATCCACAGGGAGCGAATGTCAACAAGCCCGACCGGGGCTGAAGCGTCCGTGGTGAGAGGAGGCCACACGCCCCCGGTGGCGAGCTCCAGGCCTGCACTGCTTCACAGCAACACAACTCTTCATGGCAGCTACTCCGTCACAGCACAGACCTCACTTACAGGGGAATCCAGCTCACAG aCTTCAGTTGGTGTGTCTGCTGCCCCCTGGGTTATCAGCAACTCCAGAAAGAGAACA ctgcaGGATCGGACCCAGTTTAGTGATGGGGATCTCATGCAACTGAAGCGCTACTGGGACCGAGGCATGACCAGCCTGGGCTCAGTCTGCAGGGAAAAGATCACTGCTGGGGCAAACCAACTCAATGTAGACACTGAAATAGTCAAG ACATGGATCAGTAACAGACGGAGGAAGTACCGTCTGATGGGGATTGAAATCCCTCCACCTAAAGGTGGGCCTGCTGTATTCTCAACCTCATCCCCAGGAAACGAATCTCCGGTGGCCCTCAGCCCCGACGAGGTGGGCCTCAGAACGCCTGAACTCGGAGATGACTTGAACGATGAAggatctgtctgcctgtctgaag ATGGCACCATCGACTCACAACACAGAGATGAAGAAGACGGAATAGATGTGTCCACTGCTGCTCCACTCGCCAATAATGTG tttgtagCAACAAAGCTACACCAGCTTTATATCAACTGGACACATTTTCCTATCATGTCTGGTCACTTCAGAAGTTGTAGTGCTTTATCACACCGTGTGTTAAATGGTAAGTATGAGCTCATTGTCTTCATTACACAGTTGCCATTGCgttcaagttttttttatttcaaactgcAATTCAAAGTGTTTCACCTAATGcagtatattaaataa